The proteins below come from a single Parazoarcus communis genomic window:
- a CDS encoding quinoprotein dehydrogenase-associated SoxYZ-like carrier codes for MRLITLIAGAALAFALAPLASAAAESPTQDPLGSSRWGDMKREFFRDERVVFDERVKVSAPATAEDAMNVPVKVDASALAGVEEVLVFADFNPIVKALSFEPGQARSVLGFRLKLQQSTPVRAAARTADGVWHVGGTWVNTTGGGCTLPSTGAGSPEWEQRLNEVSARLWPRIDGGTRLRLQVIHPMDTGLAPGIPVFHIDELGVLLAGGGQLMMIRPAEPVSENPLFTIDIPPGVLGTGAVKVSGRDNNGNRIDAEVTQ; via the coding sequence ATGCGTCTGATCACACTGATCGCCGGCGCGGCCCTGGCATTTGCCCTGGCGCCGCTTGCGTCCGCAGCAGCTGAAAGCCCCACCCAGGACCCGCTCGGTTCCTCGCGCTGGGGCGACATGAAGCGCGAGTTCTTTCGCGACGAGCGGGTCGTCTTCGACGAGCGCGTGAAGGTGTCCGCACCTGCCACGGCAGAAGACGCCATGAACGTGCCGGTCAAGGTGGATGCCAGCGCCCTCGCCGGGGTTGAGGAAGTTCTGGTCTTCGCCGACTTCAACCCGATCGTGAAGGCGCTCAGCTTTGAACCCGGACAGGCACGCAGCGTCCTCGGCTTCCGCCTCAAGCTGCAGCAATCAACCCCGGTCCGCGCTGCGGCGCGCACGGCGGATGGCGTCTGGCATGTTGGCGGCACCTGGGTCAATACCACCGGTGGCGGCTGTACCCTGCCCTCGACCGGCGCCGGCTCGCCGGAGTGGGAGCAACGCCTGAACGAGGTCAGCGCACGCCTGTGGCCACGAATCGATGGCGGCACCCGGTTGCGCCTGCAGGTGATCCATCCGATGGATACCGGCCTGGCCCCGGGCATTCCGGTGTTTCACATCGATGAACTGGGCGTGCTGCTGGCCGGCGGCGGGCAGTTGATGATGATCCGTCCGGCCGAACCCGTTTCCGAGAATCCGCTGTTCACCATCGACATCCCCCCCGGCGTCCTCGGCACCGGCGCAGTGAAGGTGAGCGGGCGCGACAACAACGGCAACCGCATCGACGCGGAGGTGACGCAATGA
- a CDS encoding quinoprotein relay system zinc metallohydrolase 1: MSRRHIVTRVPKLIAALALGLHALLFSPATLAAAFDYELAPQKIADGVYVLLGLKEDFSFDNGGNIVNTGFIVGPSGITVIDTGSSKRYGEQLRAAIARISPLPIVKVINTHHHPDHFLGNQAFPADTLSATAVTMQGIGDEGPAFLDNMYRLNGDWMLETEIAAPHATLAAGRVDAGGRTLELIALSGHTPADLAVLDIASGTLFASDLVFNGRAPTTPHASIDQWLKALDQLQQIDFRHIVPGHGDPATDKAPIEQTRRYLQWLQHSIREGAEQGLDMTEMLARPVPAEFSGLAEVSREYQRSVTHLYPEAERAALSAGGRK; this comes from the coding sequence ATGAGCAGGCGGCATATCGTGACCCGTGTCCCGAAACTGATTGCGGCCCTCGCGCTCGGCCTGCATGCCCTGCTGTTCTCTCCCGCCACGCTCGCCGCAGCCTTCGACTACGAACTCGCACCACAGAAGATTGCCGACGGGGTCTACGTGCTGCTCGGCCTCAAGGAGGACTTCTCCTTCGACAACGGCGGCAACATCGTGAATACCGGCTTCATCGTCGGCCCCAGCGGCATCACCGTGATCGACACCGGCTCCTCGAAGCGCTACGGCGAGCAGTTGCGCGCCGCCATCGCCCGCATCAGCCCCTTGCCGATCGTGAAGGTGATCAACACCCACCATCATCCGGACCATTTCCTCGGCAATCAGGCCTTCCCTGCGGACACGCTGTCGGCCACCGCGGTGACCATGCAGGGGATCGGCGACGAAGGCCCGGCCTTTCTCGACAACATGTACCGCCTCAACGGCGACTGGATGCTCGAAACCGAGATCGCCGCGCCGCACGCCACGCTCGCCGCGGGCCGGGTCGACGCGGGCGGGCGCACACTCGAACTCATTGCCTTGAGCGGCCACACCCCGGCGGACCTTGCCGTGCTCGACATCGCCAGCGGCACCCTGTTCGCCTCCGATCTGGTGTTCAACGGCCGCGCGCCCACCACGCCGCATGCCAGCATCGACCAGTGGCTGAAGGCGCTCGACCAGCTGCAGCAGATCGACTTCCGCCACATCGTTCCCGGACACGGCGATCCTGCCACGGACAAGGCGCCCATCGAGCAGACCCGCCGCTACCTGCAATGGCTGCAGCACTCCATCCGCGAAGGCGCCGAACAGGGGCTGGACATGACCGAGATGCTGGCGCGCCCCGTGCCCGCCGAGTTCTCCGGACTCGCCGAGGTCTCCAGGGAGTACCAGCGCTCGGTAACCCATCTGTACCCGGAGGCGGAGCGGGCCGCCCTGAGCGCAGGAGGTCGAAAGTGA
- a CDS encoding histidine kinase: protein MKIDTANLLRYRLGSSTPISLHARLSLIITALFALALMAGTAVWTSEARNTIHEETEAANRVAAQWLSVLVTETRRDPMRAETSLVTALQEIGRIRAHVIEASTTRGEVVYRSPGPTYKAGRSAPEWFAARLTPQLPLRHFATGDLQLSLIPDPSRSVLDAWDDLRALSGWCLALLLLAWLGSHAALNRALQPLRAIDDAFARGAAGSFDRRLAVGGVPELDRLAHSYNLLAERLDHSLADNTRLEADQRFAHALQSRLEEDRRAIARELHDELAQGITAVRAIAGAIQQRSTDQPGIHGSAQAIVSMAGQMHDGVRAILQRLRPPSLGRGGVDAAVKTLCEQWSTLHPDIRLKCSTETPGREVDDALQLTVQRLLQEGLTNVVRHAGASEVDVALHCADSSIELRITDNGCGLGAPCTDDRPRYGLTGMQERTLALGGELRFEPAPRGGLSVCATLPLDTPTETTI, encoded by the coding sequence ATGAAGATCGATACCGCCAACCTGCTCCGATATCGGCTGGGCAGCAGTACCCCCATCAGCCTGCACGCGCGCCTCAGCCTGATCATCACTGCCCTGTTCGCCCTTGCGCTGATGGCGGGTACGGCCGTGTGGACAAGTGAAGCACGCAACACCATCCATGAGGAAACCGAGGCGGCCAATCGCGTCGCAGCACAGTGGCTCAGTGTGCTGGTGACCGAAACCCGGCGTGACCCGATGCGCGCCGAGACAAGCCTGGTAACCGCACTGCAAGAGATCGGCCGCATCCGCGCCCATGTGATCGAGGCAAGCACGACCCGCGGCGAAGTCGTCTATCGCTCGCCCGGCCCCACCTACAAGGCAGGGCGCAGCGCCCCGGAATGGTTTGCGGCACGCCTCACGCCGCAACTGCCGCTGCGCCATTTCGCCACCGGAGACCTGCAGCTGAGCCTGATCCCCGACCCGTCGCGCTCGGTGCTCGACGCCTGGGACGACCTCCGCGCCCTGTCCGGCTGGTGCCTGGCCCTGCTCCTGCTGGCCTGGCTCGGCAGTCATGCCGCACTCAACCGTGCGCTGCAGCCGCTGCGGGCAATTGACGACGCCTTCGCGCGGGGCGCAGCAGGCAGTTTCGACCGTCGCCTTGCCGTGGGCGGTGTGCCCGAGCTCGATCGCCTCGCGCATAGCTACAACCTGCTGGCCGAACGGCTCGACCACAGCCTGGCCGACAACACCCGGCTGGAAGCGGACCAGCGTTTCGCACACGCGCTGCAAAGCCGTCTGGAGGAGGATCGCCGGGCCATCGCCCGCGAACTCCATGATGAACTCGCGCAGGGCATCACCGCCGTACGCGCCATCGCAGGCGCGATTCAGCAGCGCAGTACCGACCAGCCCGGCATCCATGGCAGCGCCCAGGCCATCGTATCCATGGCGGGTCAGATGCATGACGGGGTGCGCGCAATCCTGCAGCGCCTGCGCCCGCCCAGTCTTGGCCGCGGCGGCGTCGACGCGGCGGTGAAGACGCTGTGTGAGCAATGGTCCACGCTGCATCCCGACATCCGCCTCAAGTGCAGCACCGAGACGCCGGGGCGCGAAGTCGACGATGCGCTGCAGCTCACGGTGCAGCGCCTGCTGCAGGAGGGGCTGACCAACGTGGTACGCCACGCCGGGGCCAGCGAGGTCGACGTCGCGCTGCACTGCGCGGACAGCAGCATCGAGCTGCGCATCACCGACAACGGCTGCGGCCTCGGTGCGCCCTGCACTGACGACCGCCCGCGTTACGGCCTGACCGGCATGCAGGAACGCACGCTGGCACTCGGCGGCGAACTGCGCTTCGAGCCCGCGCCCCGGGGCGGGCTGAGCGTTTGCGCCACCCTGCCCCTCGACACACCCACGGAGACCACGATATGA
- a CDS encoding response regulator transcription factor, translated as MTSLNGLRILLADDHAIVRMGFRLLIEGAGATVVAEANSGETALALHAEHRPNALVMDVSMPGMGGLAALERLLARDRDARVLMLSAHEDTQIPSRALQAGATGYLSKRADPTELIRAIGAVAGGQRYIDTDLAPRLALACLGSSSDPADTLTGKEFSVFLQLARGHSVTEVASTLKLSTSTVGTHLYHIKQKLNAANAAELALIAVRSGLVEA; from the coding sequence ATGACATCGCTGAACGGACTGCGCATCCTGCTCGCCGACGATCACGCCATCGTCCGCATGGGCTTCCGCCTGCTGATCGAAGGCGCCGGTGCCACCGTTGTCGCCGAAGCCAATAGCGGCGAAACCGCGCTTGCCCTGCATGCCGAACACCGACCCAACGCGCTGGTGATGGATGTATCCATGCCCGGCATGGGCGGGCTCGCCGCGCTCGAACGCCTGCTGGCCCGCGACCGCGACGCCAGGGTACTGATGCTGTCGGCGCATGAGGACACGCAGATTCCCTCGCGCGCGCTGCAGGCCGGTGCCACCGGCTATCTTTCCAAGCGTGCCGACCCGACCGAGCTGATCAGGGCAATCGGCGCGGTGGCGGGTGGTCAGCGCTACATCGACACCGATCTCGCGCCGCGCCTCGCCCTCGCCTGCCTGGGCAGCAGCAGTGATCCCGCGGACACGCTGACCGGCAAGGAATTCAGCGTCTTCCTGCAGCTCGCCCGCGGACACTCGGTAACCGAAGTCGCCAGCACGCTCAAGCTCAGCACCAGCACCGTAGGCACCCACCTGTATCACATCAAGCAGAAGCTCAACGCCGCAAACGCGGCCGAACTCGCACTGATCGCAGTGCGTTCAGGCCTGGTGGAAGCCTGA
- a CDS encoding TRAP transporter large permease — MSQLMIVSMLVFFGLTVPIAVSIGLGAMAGVSAANLPSLVVAQQLYAALDKYPLVAIPFFILAGNLMEAGGISERMVEFAKSLVGGVQGGLAMACVVTCMIFAAVAGSSVATTFAVGAILIPAMVRHGYPAPFAASLQATAAELGVIIPPSIPMILFAVSTDTSTGELFIAGVVPGILIAGALMAYVWLYARRNGLGLEDGEGRLALWPAFKRAWLALLMPAIILGGIYGGIFTPTEASVVAVVYAVVVGMLIYRRISFSTLSATLHRSVVSTATIMFIIANAGVFGFLLNRAGVPDALGQWLAQVFSDKVSFLLGVNAALFVIGMFIETSASIVVLAPLLLPVAVAFGIDPVHFGIIMVINLALGMITPPFGVNLFAAGSIARVPLERLIRPLLPFVGTVVACLLLITYVPQLSLALRDLVYR; from the coding sequence ATGTCCCAGCTGATGATTGTCTCGATGCTCGTGTTTTTCGGCCTGACGGTGCCGATTGCGGTGTCGATCGGCCTGGGCGCCATGGCGGGCGTGAGTGCGGCAAACCTGCCCTCGCTGGTGGTGGCGCAGCAGCTCTACGCCGCGCTCGACAAGTATCCGCTGGTCGCGATTCCCTTCTTCATCCTGGCGGGTAACCTGATGGAGGCCGGCGGTATCTCCGAACGCATGGTCGAGTTCGCCAAGAGCCTGGTTGGCGGCGTGCAGGGCGGGCTGGCGATGGCCTGTGTTGTCACCTGCATGATCTTCGCCGCGGTCGCGGGCTCCAGCGTCGCCACCACGTTTGCGGTCGGCGCGATCCTGATCCCGGCCATGGTGCGTCACGGCTACCCCGCGCCCTTTGCCGCCTCGCTGCAGGCGACGGCGGCCGAGCTGGGCGTGATCATTCCGCCCTCGATTCCGATGATCCTGTTTGCGGTCTCCACCGATACCTCCACCGGCGAGCTGTTCATTGCCGGCGTGGTGCCGGGCATCCTGATTGCCGGTGCGCTGATGGCCTACGTGTGGCTGTACGCCCGTCGCAATGGCCTGGGGCTCGAAGACGGCGAGGGCCGGCTCGCACTGTGGCCGGCGTTCAAGCGCGCGTGGCTGGCCTTGCTGATGCCGGCCATCATTCTGGGCGGCATCTACGGCGGCATCTTCACGCCGACCGAGGCGTCGGTGGTTGCGGTGGTGTACGCGGTGGTGGTGGGCATGCTGATCTACCGCCGCATCAGTTTTTCCACCCTGTCGGCCACCCTGCATCGCTCGGTGGTGTCGACAGCGACCATCATGTTCATCATCGCCAACGCGGGCGTGTTCGGCTTTCTGCTCAATCGCGCCGGCGTGCCGGATGCGCTTGGCCAGTGGCTGGCGCAGGTGTTCAGCGACAAGGTCAGTTTCCTGCTGGGCGTGAATGCGGCGCTGTTCGTGATCGGCATGTTCATCGAGACTTCGGCCTCGATCGTCGTGCTGGCGCCGCTGCTGCTGCCGGTGGCAGTGGCCTTTGGCATCGATCCGGTGCACTTCGGCATCATCATGGTGATCAACCTGGCACTGGGCATGATCACCCCGCCGTTCGGGGTGAACCTGTTCGCTGCCGGCTCCATTGCCAGGGTTCCGCTCGAGCGGCTGATCCGTCCCCTGCTGCCCTTTGTCGGCACGGTCGTCGCCTGCCTGCTGCTGATTACCTATGTGCCGCAGCTGAGCCTGGCCCTGCGCGACCTGGTCTACCGCTGA
- a CDS encoding TRAP transporter small permease has translation MTLIRRLDRILFKSVSILAQLFLVAAVAAGFWQVIARFVLEAPADWSEVLTRALLIWTVLLGVALAFRQGMMLGVELLRNLLGTFYRRWLDLLVSLICAGFLGFLAWIGGQMTWRVRFQTVPSLDISISWVYIAIPIGATLAAIAVLARLGDSAETPALRNDAQG, from the coding sequence ATGACTCTGATTCGTCGTCTGGACCGCATTCTGTTCAAGAGCGTGTCCATCCTGGCCCAGCTGTTTCTGGTCGCCGCGGTCGCGGCCGGCTTCTGGCAGGTCATCGCGCGCTTCGTGCTCGAAGCACCGGCAGACTGGAGCGAGGTCCTCACCCGTGCGCTGCTGATCTGGACCGTCCTGCTCGGCGTCGCGCTGGCCTTTCGTCAGGGCATGATGCTGGGGGTGGAGTTGCTGCGCAATCTGCTCGGTACGTTCTACCGGCGCTGGCTCGATCTGCTGGTGAGCCTCATCTGCGCCGGCTTCCTCGGCTTCCTTGCCTGGATCGGCGGCCAGATGACCTGGCGGGTGCGCTTTCAGACCGTGCCCAGTCTCGACATTTCGATCTCCTGGGTCTACATCGCCATCCCGATTGGCGCCACGCTGGCTGCGATCGCCGTCCTGGCCCGGCTCGGCGACAGCGCCGAGACCCCGGCCTTGCGTAACGACGCGCAGGGCTGA
- a CDS encoding TRAP transporter substrate-binding protein has translation MRKPWLAPILAAFTAIAGVGAAAPAAAETTLKMAYALSASSHYGAGGEAFSKSLEASSKGKFKVQQFPNSALGGEREVIEGLQLGTIDAAILSTGATLNFVPQTGVFDIPFLMRDLTHARKVLDGKIGQDMLSEFSKRGLVALAWGEQGFRHLTNSKRPVTSAADAKGLKIRTTENQIHILAFRQIGILPTPMAWPEVATALQQGTIDGQENPLSVITSAKLSQLQKYLSLTGHVYAPTVIMVSPTVYEGLSDAEKQQFLEAAKKASQAMRDFVDNVEKTGVEQLKAEGMEIVTKVDRKSFEDAMAPVYPEYYKKFDKALIESIRNTR, from the coding sequence ATGCGCAAACCCTGGCTTGCCCCCATTCTTGCAGCCTTTACCGCCATCGCCGGTGTCGGCGCCGCAGCGCCCGCAGCAGCGGAAACCACCCTGAAGATGGCCTATGCGCTGTCGGCCAGTTCGCACTACGGTGCGGGCGGCGAAGCGTTTTCGAAGTCACTCGAGGCGTCCAGCAAGGGCAAGTTCAAGGTGCAGCAATTCCCGAACAGTGCGCTGGGCGGTGAGCGTGAAGTCATCGAAGGCCTGCAGCTGGGTACGATTGATGCGGCCATCCTGTCGACCGGTGCGACGCTCAACTTCGTGCCGCAGACCGGCGTGTTCGACATTCCCTTCCTGATGCGCGACCTCACGCACGCACGCAAGGTGCTGGACGGCAAGATCGGTCAGGACATGCTGTCCGAGTTCTCGAAGCGCGGTCTGGTTGCACTGGCCTGGGGTGAGCAGGGCTTCCGTCACCTCACCAACAGCAAGCGCCCGGTGACCAGCGCGGCCGATGCCAAGGGGCTGAAGATCCGCACCACCGAGAACCAGATCCACATCCTCGCGTTCCGCCAGATCGGCATCCTGCCGACGCCGATGGCCTGGCCGGAAGTGGCCACTGCGCTGCAGCAGGGCACCATCGACGGCCAGGAAAATCCGCTGTCGGTCATTACCTCGGCCAAGCTGTCGCAGCTGCAGAAATACCTGTCGCTGACCGGCCACGTCTACGCGCCGACCGTGATCATGGTTTCGCCGACGGTCTACGAAGGCCTGTCGGATGCCGAGAAGCAGCAATTCCTCGAAGCCGCCAAGAAGGCTTCGCAGGCCATGCGCGACTTCGTCGACAATGTCGAGAAGACCGGCGTGGAGCAGCTCAAGGCTGAAGGCATGGAAATCGTGACCAAGGTTGATCGCAAGTCCTTCGAGGACGCGATGGCACCGGTGTACCCCGAGTACTACAAGAAATTCGACAAGGCGCTGATCGAATCGATCAGGAACACCCGCTGA
- a CDS encoding glutathione S-transferase family protein → MIRFYYSPAPNPVKVALFLEEAGLEYEVLPVDTRKGEQHDAAFKALNPNAKVPVIVDGEAVVFDSNAILLYLAQKTGKFLPADTPAARGQMNSWLMFVASGIGPFCGQAVHFKHYAPGEHPYAVNRYDFEAWRHWRIVNEHLATRRYMLGDDYTLVDMALWGWARVAPFVLGDAAWNELPNVKRLLDEINARPAAQRAEALKARFTFKADMDDEANKAMFPQNTRLQG, encoded by the coding sequence ATGATCAGGTTCTATTACTCCCCCGCCCCCAACCCGGTGAAGGTTGCCCTTTTCCTCGAAGAGGCCGGACTCGAGTACGAAGTGCTGCCGGTCGACACCCGCAAGGGCGAGCAGCACGATGCCGCATTCAAGGCCCTCAACCCCAACGCCAAGGTCCCGGTGATCGTAGATGGCGAGGCCGTGGTGTTCGACAGCAATGCGATCCTGCTGTATCTCGCGCAGAAGACGGGCAAGTTCCTCCCGGCGGACACGCCCGCGGCACGCGGCCAGATGAATTCCTGGCTGATGTTCGTCGCCAGTGGCATCGGCCCCTTCTGCGGCCAGGCAGTGCATTTCAAGCACTACGCACCGGGTGAGCATCCATATGCGGTGAACCGCTACGACTTCGAAGCATGGCGCCACTGGCGCATCGTGAACGAGCACCTCGCGACCCGCCGCTACATGCTGGGTGACGACTACACCCTGGTCGACATGGCGCTGTGGGGCTGGGCGCGCGTCGCGCCCTTCGTGCTGGGTGACGCGGCCTGGAACGAGTTGCCCAACGTCAAGCGCCTGCTCGACGAGATCAATGCACGTCCGGCGGCACAGCGCGCCGAAGCGCTCAAGGCACGATTCACTTTCAAGGCCGACATGGACGACGAGGCCAACAAGGCGATGTTCCCGCAGAACACCCGGTTGCAGGGCTGA
- a CDS encoding FMN-binding glutamate synthase family protein, protein MSLSLLSRYAFFALCVLLALSSLPFLHHEWAWPVALVAGALSVVGIVDLTQTRQAVRRNYPVIGNIRYLVEAIRPEIRQYLLEGDREQLPFSRAQRSLVYARAKNENASKAFGTLVDVYQSDFEFINHSICPAPKADPAHFRVEIGGPQCTQPYSASIFNISAMSFGSLSANAIRALNKGARLGGFAHDTGEGSVSPYHREHGGDLVWEIGSGYFGCRTTDGSFDPVAFAAQAQQPQVKMIEIKLSQGAKPGHGGVLPKGKITPEIAATRGVPMGQDCISPAAHSAFSTPVELLQFIARLRELSGGKPVGFKFCLGHAWEFMGIAKAMIETGILPDFIVIDGKEGGTGAAPLEFADHFGVPMREGLLFVHNTLVGLNLRDRIRIGASGKIVSAFDIARALAMGADWANSARGFMFAIGCIQSRSCHTNKCPTGVATQDPLRQRALVVEDKGQRVHNFHRNTMEALAEMLSAAGLTHPSQIDASHLVQRISPTEVRLYSQLHVFLKPGELLAGQVEGRFYERMWAMARSDSFEPVRA, encoded by the coding sequence ATGAGTCTGTCGCTACTCAGTCGTTACGCATTTTTTGCGCTTTGCGTGTTGCTTGCCCTGAGCAGCCTGCCGTTTCTGCACCATGAATGGGCGTGGCCGGTCGCGCTCGTGGCCGGTGCGCTGAGCGTGGTTGGCATCGTCGATCTGACGCAGACACGCCAGGCCGTCCGGCGAAACTATCCGGTGATCGGGAACATCCGCTACCTGGTCGAGGCCATCCGCCCCGAGATCCGTCAGTACCTGCTTGAGGGCGATCGTGAGCAGCTGCCGTTTTCCCGCGCACAGCGTTCGCTGGTGTACGCCCGGGCCAAGAACGAGAATGCGTCCAAGGCCTTCGGCACCCTGGTCGATGTGTATCAGAGCGACTTCGAGTTCATCAACCATTCGATCTGCCCCGCGCCCAAGGCGGATCCGGCGCATTTCCGGGTGGAGATCGGCGGACCGCAATGCACCCAGCCTTATTCGGCCTCGATCTTCAATATCTCGGCGATGAGCTTCGGCTCACTCAGTGCAAATGCGATCCGTGCGCTCAACAAGGGCGCGCGCCTGGGCGGCTTCGCACACGACACCGGAGAGGGCAGTGTCAGCCCCTACCATCGCGAACATGGCGGGGATCTGGTGTGGGAGATCGGCAGCGGGTACTTTGGCTGCCGGACGACCGACGGCAGCTTCGATCCGGTGGCTTTTGCCGCGCAGGCGCAGCAGCCCCAGGTGAAGATGATCGAGATCAAGCTCAGCCAGGGCGCCAAGCCCGGTCATGGCGGGGTGCTGCCGAAAGGCAAGATCACGCCGGAGATTGCGGCCACGCGTGGTGTGCCGATGGGGCAGGACTGCATTTCGCCCGCAGCCCACAGCGCCTTCTCGACCCCGGTTGAGTTGCTGCAGTTCATCGCACGACTGCGCGAGCTGTCCGGTGGCAAGCCGGTCGGCTTCAAATTCTGCCTCGGTCATGCCTGGGAGTTCATGGGCATCGCCAAGGCAATGATCGAGACCGGCATCCTGCCTGACTTCATCGTTATCGATGGCAAGGAAGGGGGCACAGGGGCGGCGCCGCTTGAGTTCGCCGACCATTTCGGCGTGCCGATGCGAGAGGGGCTGCTGTTCGTTCACAACACCCTGGTCGGGCTCAATCTGCGCGACAGGATCAGGATCGGCGCCAGCGGCAAGATCGTCAGCGCCTTCGATATCGCGCGTGCGCTGGCGATGGGTGCGGACTGGGCGAACTCGGCGCGCGGCTTCATGTTCGCCATCGGTTGCATCCAGAGCCGCTCGTGCCACACTAACAAATGCCCCACCGGCGTCGCCACCCAGGACCCGCTGCGTCAGCGTGCGCTGGTGGTCGAGGACAAAGGGCAGCGGGTGCACAATTTCCACCGCAACACGATGGAGGCGCTTGCCGAGATGCTGTCTGCGGCCGGGCTCACGCATCCGTCGCAGATCGACGCCAGTCACCTGGTGCAGCGTATCTCGCCGACGGAGGTACGCCTGTACTCGCAACTGCACGTGTTCCTGAAGCCGGGGGAACTGCTTGCCGGCCAGGTCGAGGGGCGATTCTACGAGCGCATGTGGGCGATGGCACGGTCGGACAGCTTCGAGCCGGTCAGGGCTTGA
- the yiaY gene encoding L-threonine dehydrogenase — protein sequence MTTSIFFIPSVNLMGSGCLKDAALAIQSHGWKKALVVTDAPLVRTGLVGRVTELLGEHGVASVVYDQVKPNPNVDNVDNGLAVLRANDCDFVISLGGGSPHDCAKGIALVATNGGAIADYEGVDKSAKPQLPLVAINTTAGTASEMTRFCIITDDSRHVKMAIVDKNTTPVLSVNDPDLMLGMPASLTAATGMDALTHAIEAYVSTAATPITDACALQAVSLISQYLRAAVKQGSDLEAREKMAYAQFLAGMAFNNASLGYVHAMAHQLGGFYDLPHGVCNAILLPHVQAFNARVASPRLADVARAMGCDVQGLDADAAAQRCLQAIRDLAADVNIPAGVGELGAKEADIPTLAANAMKDACGLTNPVQPSFEEVCAIYRAAL from the coding sequence ATGACGACCAGCATTTTTTTCATCCCCAGCGTCAACCTGATGGGCAGCGGCTGCCTCAAGGATGCCGCGCTCGCCATTCAGTCGCACGGCTGGAAAAAGGCGCTCGTCGTGACCGACGCGCCTTTGGTGCGCACCGGTCTCGTCGGACGCGTAACCGAACTGCTCGGCGAACACGGCGTGGCTTCGGTGGTTTACGACCAGGTCAAACCCAATCCGAACGTCGACAACGTCGACAACGGCCTGGCAGTGCTGCGTGCCAATGACTGTGACTTCGTCATTTCGCTCGGCGGCGGCTCCCCGCACGACTGTGCCAAAGGCATCGCGCTGGTGGCGACCAATGGCGGCGCAATCGCCGACTACGAGGGCGTCGACAAGTCTGCCAAACCGCAGCTGCCGCTGGTGGCCATCAACACCACCGCCGGCACGGCCAGCGAAATGACGCGCTTCTGCATCATTACCGACGACAGCCGCCACGTGAAAATGGCGATCGTGGACAAGAACACCACGCCCGTGCTGTCGGTGAATGATCCCGACCTGATGCTCGGCATGCCCGCCTCACTGACGGCCGCTACCGGCATGGACGCACTGACCCATGCCATCGAGGCCTACGTCTCCACCGCGGCAACGCCGATCACCGATGCCTGCGCCTTGCAGGCCGTCAGCCTGATCAGCCAGTACCTGCGCGCGGCAGTGAAGCAAGGCAGCGACCTTGAGGCACGGGAAAAGATGGCCTATGCGCAGTTCCTCGCCGGCATGGCCTTCAACAACGCCTCGCTGGGTTATGTACATGCCATGGCACACCAGCTTGGCGGCTTCTACGACCTGCCCCATGGTGTGTGCAACGCGATCCTGCTGCCCCATGTGCAGGCGTTCAACGCCCGCGTCGCTTCCCCCCGCCTCGCCGACGTGGCGCGTGCGATGGGCTGCGACGTGCAGGGGCTCGATGCAGACGCGGCGGCACAGCGCTGTCTGCAGGCCATCCGGGATCTGGCCGCGGACGTGAACATTCCGGCGGGAGTGGGCGAACTCGGCGCCAAGGAGGCCGACATCCCGACCCTCGCCGCCAACGCAATGAAAGACGCCTGCGGCCTCACCAATCCGGTTCAGCCGAGTTTCGAAGAGGTCTGCGCAATCTATCGCGCTGCCCTGTAA
- a CDS encoding DUF3334 family protein, translating into MSTENYPVVFGTEDVLRSLCDSVSRVLTVSTQSQIRYSGMVQRISKTCLKPDIGCFVLFDGGFSGLVVINFSAQAAMELYEQYMLNMGMSKDDLTTSHTSDEVSNVMGELMNQSVGDFTAKVARELQTHITQNQPKMMALSKQVILSVDTHLEKPEARRVTFFTGRNNIFYLELAIDRTEFIKLNDFDASEVPDPDALMEQVHGATTTRAAPAASGTSEHDELLNSLGM; encoded by the coding sequence ATGAGCACCGAAAACTATCCCGTTGTCTTTGGCACTGAAGACGTCCTCAGGAGCTTGTGCGACTCGGTGAGCCGGGTGCTGACCGTCAGCACTCAGAGCCAGATCCGCTATTCCGGCATGGTTCAACGCATATCGAAAACGTGTCTCAAACCCGATATCGGCTGCTTTGTGCTGTTCGATGGTGGCTTTTCCGGGCTGGTCGTCATCAACTTTTCCGCGCAGGCGGCGATGGAACTGTACGAGCAGTACATGCTGAACATGGGCATGTCCAAGGACGACCTGACCACCAGTCACACCTCGGATGAAGTCAGCAACGTCATGGGCGAACTGATGAACCAGAGCGTCGGCGACTTCACCGCCAAGGTCGCACGCGAGTTGCAGACTCACATTACCCAGAACCAGCCCAAGATGATGGCGCTCAGCAAGCAGGTGATCCTGAGCGTGGATACCCATCTGGAGAAGCCCGAGGCGCGGCGCGTCACCTTCTTCACCGGGCGCAACAACATCTTCTACCTCGAACTGGCCATCGACCGCACCGAGTTCATCAAGCTCAATGATTTCGATGCCAGCGAAGTGCCCGACCCGGACGCACTGATGGAGCAGGTCCATGGTGCAACGACCACGCGGGCTGCGCCAGCCGCGTCTGGCACCAGCGAGCATGACGAACTGTTGAATTCACTCGGAATGTAG